A region of the Hydra vulgaris chromosome 12, alternate assembly HydraT2T_AEP genome:
ggtaaatatataacaattttaattgaatttaattaattaaaaaatattttaatttggttttttctgcaatttgcttaaataaaattattacttgcGCTGTTTTTGTCAACACATTGTTTTAAAAGTGCAGGAACGAGAGGGTGGGGGTGGGGGTAACTTTATCAAAATGtgaattttctttattaaaaatcacttttttacttatttaaatttgctaatttgaatgaaaaaaagttatttttaattaaatcatttcataagttaagtaaattttgacacttgattaaaaaaaatatttttttaataattttttacaaaatatttttattattaattccCTTTTCTGCTAGTAAGATACAATTaccaaataaattaaagtatgaGTGACTATtgtactttatattattttattgtacttGTATATTATTTGTAAGCAGTTAAGTTAAAGTTGctatgtattttttgaatcaactttatgtggtgataacaggaatcagtacaGTTAGCATAAACTTATATGCAGTAATTAGCAGCTATCATCTAAACAAAtcgctgttaaattttttgcgttgttaaaataatatcaccACGCGTGAATAAATCTGCGGCGCGGTattttggtgctaaaataaCGAAATTAATGTTAGCTAAAAATCccattcatttttgtttgaaaaacaatgtattagaaacatttagttttgactttatttaaagatgttatttttgtgtaatatgagcatgctcaaagTACCCAgtatttttcattgaaattacctagtttaaagttataaagtCAGAGtggttttaattgatttttaaataaaaacaaaacatagttaAAGTTTAGTCAGTTTTTCTgtcatttaaattcaaaaaatctgaatttttattgttcaaaggtttgagtttacaaaattgaaaaaataacaaactaatttttgttgttgttgttgttgttgcaggTAAAATAGTAacattgtttttacaaaaagtggttcaaaatttgatcttttGATGATAAGTTTAATTAATAACGAATCTTTAAATTCCATAAATTAGTTCTAATTGttaggtatttttttacttaatgttatttttttaagctaatttaaagtgctcatattaccaagtggtCTGGGTAATATGAGCTTTTTTGCTTCTcttttaaaacctctgtgtttttaagaaaaagttacaTGTGCCCAAATATCTAAGTGGATCATGAGTAAGAAttcctaaaaattgtttattcgcAAAATTTGGATCcagcataattatttttcaaaatattcctGTTTTCgcttaaagtgctcatatttccctaatctaccctaccttagggatcgtccataaattacgtaacgctaaatttcaattaaaaaagaaaatctagTTAGCCCATTAGGTTTAATGAAATCGCCGCCTAAAATCTActtctgttattttttaaatttttagtgttgcgtaatttatggacctTCCTAAGGGATAAACTAAACCATAAACTTTGCGCTATTATTAAAACGTTCGCCGTGGCTTTATAAAATTTGGCAAGCATGGCACAACTAAATTCTCCTTGagtcttttctttgtttttttttgttttttttttagttttttggtcATTAAtacaaagagttttttttctttacaaaaacttaattttcttttttgacagTTAATCCAATCACAGACAAATAACtgcatttaataaatttcaacaCAGCAATTAGTCACAGTCAATTAGTTTgcatattgatatatatttacagATATGCAAACGTAAACCCACGACatctatattaacaaaaaatattttaagtactTTGTATTGTGCTGACTAATACTAAAActtcaatgtttataaaaaaattttttaaattagtttaataaaattaaagaaaaaaacataaaaaaaagacaacaataaaaataactattttcgctttattcttttttttattagccgTTTGGCactattttttaacaagttcttctttttttatctaaaaaatctttgtatCATTAAAGCTTGtcaaatatatcaaaacaagttaacagcaaaaaaatatttttgaactgcAACGCGCCTcgtatttcaattaaaatgttttgaattacACAGCGCGTCAATATTCAATCAAAACTAATCTTtgtattgatttaaaaagtttccgATAGAATACTTGCAAATGTAAATTttgaagttaataaataaaattttaatgcttaaaATTCTAATTGTAGTTTAGCGGTCAACAAGCACATTTTACCTATTAAGTAATCTAGTTCTATTTGTTGATTTGCAAACCAACATGGATTCTAAACGAAAAAACTGCATAGCAGTAAACGAAAGCGAAACAAGCAAAAGTGCTTTTGAATGGTATCTTAAAAACCATCACAGAGAAAACGATGCTCTAGTATTACTGAACGTTTATGAAGCTCCGCATCTTCCTACTTCGAATATTGCAAGTGAAATGAAGTCATACCGCGATGAAAAGAACAAACAAATTGCAAATAGTGTTAAAGTGTTagaattatatgaaaatatttgtaaagaacGCAAAATTAAGTACAGCGTTGCTATTGAAGGTACTTATGGGGCAACTGGGCAGACCATATGTGATTGGGCAAGCGAGAACAAACCTAATGTTATAGTGCTAGCACAACGTGGTTTAAGTGGAATTAGAAGAGTTTTATTAGGAAGTACAAGTGATTATGTTCTCCACAACGCGACTGTACCTATCATTGTCATTCCtccaaataaataaatgatgttTAATATTATGACAGTTGGAAAAAGTTATAGTGTTGTCGACCAGATAGCACATGAGCATTCCAAATATTTGTTAACTACGGAATATTTGGTCAATTTGAACCATTGATTTCAATGCAAAATTCATTATAGATGATTTTGCTTAGTTAAAagtactattttttaaatacttagttaaaagtactatttttaataattttttacaa
Encoded here:
- the LOC136088308 gene encoding uncharacterized protein LOC136088308 yields the protein MDSKRKNCIAVNESETSKSAFEWYLKNHHRENDALVLLNVYEAPHLPTSNIASEMKSYRDEKNKQIANSVKVLELYENICKERKIKYSVAIEGTYGATGQTICDWASENKPNVIVLAQRGLSGIRRVLLGSTSDYVLHNATVPIIVIPPNK